Part of the Triticum urartu cultivar G1812 chromosome 2, Tu2.1, whole genome shotgun sequence genome, GTAGGAATTAGGACTAgtataggaattttataggatgACACTTCCATCCTAAAGAATTGACTCGCCTCGTTCCTACGCGTAAAATGAGCTTTGAGTGGATGTGTAATTTCCTCCAAAAACACAGAAAATGAACATTATTTTTATGAAATTCCTATACACATTTCTTACAAACCGAACACATCTATAGAAAATTTTCCTCCGGGATTCTTGTTCCTATGTGTTTTCTATGAAAATCCTCTAAACCGAATAGGCCAGAATTGGTACATGAACCAGTTCTGCTAATATCGTGTGACCTCATGAATTCAGATTATCCAATCGGCCGTTATCAGCTGCCTTGATTTACCAAGTTGAGGCAGGATTTTGCTGCAACATGATTATCACGGGATGAATATAAGCTACGAGATTAGACCAGATGGAAAGCTTCATCACATACATAGAGATGAATGACACGACTTCGCGGAGAAAATACAACACTGATATTGGTACCATTGTGTTCTAATTGTCGGTTATGATGAAAACGAGGGATGCATGTCAATTTGGTTACATGAGGGTCAGTCATGTTTAGACGATTGTAGAGAAAAATAGCAGTAGGCAAACACAACCAGAGTCGCTTGAATTCTCATATATTTCATAAAGAAAAAAGAACCGCACAAATATAACATATTTCATAAAGAAAAAAGAACCGCACAAATATAACATTTAATCGCCAGTGATTGCGTTATCCAAGGGTTGGCTGATCTAAAATGCTTGTGTAACACGAACTTGAACAAAAGCTCAATAGATACATCATATTCTAATGTTTTCTGCTGATGGGCCGTGGATGGCAGCAGCTGCGTACTCATCAACTTCTGCTTTCGTCAGCGATGGCCTTAGCGACCTTATTGCAGCCTCAAAGTGAGCCTTGTGTATTGAACTGGCTGACAGGTCTTCCCTCAGTGCCGCCATTCCTGCTTCCCTGCACAGGCCTTCGAGATCAGCACCGGTGAACAGCTCGGTGCGCTCCGCTATCTCCCCAAGGTCCACATCCTCCCCCAACTTCATCTTCCGTGTATGGATGCGTAGTATCTCATGCCTGCCTTGCGCATCTGGCGGTGGAACGTACAACACCTGCAGTCCAAGAAAGTTATGGTGGCTGCAGATGTGCATGCTATAGAGGGACACAGAGACAGGGGGGTACCATATCAAAACGCCCAGGACGGAGAAGAGCCGCATCGATCGCCTTGGGACGATTAGTAGCAGCCAAAACAATAATCCCCTACAACATATATCAAGATAGCCTTTTATTACAAAGCGAAGTAGGGATTCAGTAGAATTAAGTTGAAAACTATCAGCAAGCTAAGATGTACCGTAGCCAGTTCTAAACCATCCATTTCAGTCAACAAAGTTGATAGGAGTCTTTCTCCTACTGTGGCATTGCCACTGTCCCCACTAGGACCAGTTCTGCAAGATCACACAAGTGCCAACCTAAGTTATTTCGTTGCAAAACTAGCATCTCGACGGACAGTCAGTACTCGGTTGCAGAAAAGAAAAGATTCACAAGTGCACAACTGAAGTTCACATAAATCTCGGTTCTGGTCCTGATAAACAAAATTCAGGAACAGTTTCTAAGAACATATGTTAACACTCTTAATTCCTATTTTTTTAAATCCACCTGTGAGATACACACGGAATACAACAAGTTTCTTCATTGATCTGCACCATATCAGATGCAAGTTTCTAGATCAGATAGTTGCAAAAGGGTAGAAAAGTATATATCAGTTCTCATAAGAGTTCTATACAAGTTCTCTTTTACTAATATTGCACATCACATAATGTAGATCTTAAGCGTTTATGtttgatactccctccgttcacttttataagtcgtttcagacaactgaAATTGACCTGTTTTGCATGCTGTCTGAAATGTCTACAAGGCCTtgtaaaagtgaacagagggagtatttaaGACACAGGGATCTCATACCTTTTAGGGGCGATTGCATCAGCCTCATCAAAGAATATGATGCTTGGAGAAGACAGACGTGCCCTCTGAAATGTTCTTCGCAACAAAGCTTCACCTTCTCCAACATATTTCGAGTATAGTTCTGCACCACTGGTCAACAAAATATTTTAAAACCTAGATGACCTTCGATGAGGTGTACATCTTGAACAGAAGGTGGCTACGCGGAGCTTTTCTATTCATTAGTTTAAGCTTACGCACACTGCAGGATAGCAAACatattactccctctgtaaactaatataagagcgtttagatcactactttagatcactactttagtacAACTAAATCAGCAATACTCCTATTAATAAACCAGCTTGATGTCATATACTCATAAGAAGTGatttttttttcatgtttttgtGCCCAGAAAAACTTCATGTTTTTTCCGTCCTCTATATCTGGGATTAGTTGGACCCAGCTTGATTAGAAATGTATAGACTCGTGATTTGATTCAAACAATGTACACGGTAATCGATCGTTCTATGACAAACCTCAAAGAAAAGAAAGAAGCTTGGGCAGCATGTGCTGCAGCCTTGGCAAGGGTAGTCTTGGAGCACCCTGGAGGACCATGCAAAAGCACACCACGAACTGGTGATATCCCCAGTCTTGCAAAGGCAGTGGCATGCTTGATGGGCCACTCAACAGCTTGCTGAAGCTTTTTCTGCAGCATAGGGACAATCGTCATCACAACATGTTTGTATTATATGATAGGGATCCCTATATGATAAGAAAGCCTAAAGCAAAACATATCTCACCTTTAGATCTTTCAAACCTCCTATATCATCCCATGAAACAGTTGGAGCTTCTTTAGTTACCCCTCTTATCATGCTTGCTTTGATCTGAGATTTCGCAGACTCCCAATCTTCCATGAGTAGTGTGAGCACCTTCCCATCCTCGGATGAGTTTGACAATCTCCGATAAGCAAGTCTGGCAGCTTCTCGACACAGAGCTTCTAGATCAGCACCAACATAACCATTGCACCATCCAGCGATAATTTGAAGATCAACATTTTCATCAAGATGCAGATTTTTGGAATAAAGCTACAAAAATAAGGCCTATTAGACTTCAAGCAAATTCGTCATATCAGTTCATAGATTCAGACAATGCAGGTTTTGCAGCGTTATGTTACAAACATTTTAGGCTCGGTACAAAAAATATCAAGCAGTGGCAAGTGATCTCAGTTTTATGCAGGCATCCTAGGGCATGTATCCAAAAGCATAGCACTTTGCAGATTTAACCATACAAACGGAGTAATAAGCAGAATGCAATGTAGAAGTCATCACAGAGATAGATAAGAAGAAATCAATATTGACCCAAATAGTAAGTTTATGCTACCTTAAGAATCTGCAGCCTTTCTTCTACCGTAGGAACAGTGACCTCTATCTCTGAGTCAAAACGTCCTGGCCTTCTCAATGCTGGATCGATGGCATCCACCCTACACATGACGAGACAAGATATTGTTTCAGTAGAACTATTTTTCGTGAGATGATATATAGACTACAACCAGTGTCCTATTGGAGAGGTTTTAAGCATGGCAGTTAAAGCAGCAATTACAATCCTCCAACTGGCATTTCTAACCTGTTAGTTGACGCGACAACAACTACGTGAGGAAGCTTCTTCGACGATTTCTTATTTCCATCCATCAGAGTTAGCAGCTGACCAACAATGCGGGATTCTTGCTCTCTCCTGTGAGAAGCACAATGAGAAAAACAGATTTGGGCAAGCACCAAAAATGATAACATGATAAACATACCTACTGTTACGGCGTGGACATATAGCATCCAGTTCATCGATGAAAATAATGGCCGGTCTGCCCTGTGACGCCTGAGAGTACGCTTCAGAGAAAGCTTCACGCAGGAACTTCTCACCCTCTCCAGCATGAGCTTTATGCACAGAATACGTACTGTAAAGACAGGCAGATTAGAGCACTTAATGATGATGCCCAAATACACACTGAGAAACAAATGGTACTCCTATTTGGCAGATTAAGGCTAAAATTGTAGGTATGGATGCCATCAAGCTGAGGTAGTACTTGATCATTGTCAGGTGGGCACTGCATTCTCGAACGATGGCTTGAACCAGGCTTGTCTGACAAGAAGAACAAGAATCAATCCTAAGAACCACACTGGTCACCATTTGTAGAACGATCTAAGACATGCCAATGCTAATGCAGTACCTTTCCTGTCCCAGGGGGGCCGTAGAGCAGCAATCCTCTGGGCCACTGTGGACGCAAGCACACACAACACAAGGAGCACAAATTGGTCAAAGAAGGCTCGTCAGACGATGAAATTGGTGGGGTTGAAGAGAAGGGGACAGGAGGTAGCACCTTAAGCCCGAGCAGGCGGGACTGGCGAGCGTAGAGGAAGGGATAAATCACGAGCTCCCGGAGAGCCTGGAGGGCCATACGGTTCCCGGCGACAGCCTCCTCCGCTCGCCAACGTGCAACCGGCTCGCCGTCCTCCCCATTAGCGCCGCCTCTGCTCCGTGCGGCCATTACCTCGCCCATTACGCTTATTTCAGTGCTCTCCGAGACCAGCGTGGGGGACGCCAAGTGACGGTAAGCCGCGCCGGCTACGGAGAGTCTCAGTGAATCGCCGGAGCAGCGAGCGAGAGCCCGGGATAAACCCTGGTGAGCCCTAGGATGCTGCAGGCACTGTTGGCTCACGCGCGTGGAGCAGCGACGGTGCTCGCAGGGATGGAAAGGAGGGGACTCTCGCCGCGGGGAGGTCCACGCGCCGCCCTCGCCTTTGCTGCGGTCGCTGCCACCGAGAAGAGCAGGCGGAGGCGCACGGGAGAGGAGGAAGGACGTGAGGAGGGTGAAgggcggccgcggcggcggcgtcgCTCGGAGAGGAGCGGGTGGAACGGCGATGGCGGCCCAGCAAGCCCAGCTCTCGTCTTAGCGGTAAAAGATGGGCCGGCCTTGTGCGGCACATCTACCAAGTTGCTCCCACTTCTTCCTATTATCTTAGGATGCAGACCGTCCACATCATCATCTAGCCACCTGAGCAATTTCCACCCATGTCACTTCATCTCTTTGATTATTTTCTCCACGTTCACAGGTAGCATCACTTGCTGGCATATTTCCGTTGAAAATTATTTACATGGACGTGGCTTCAGTTACTGGCTTACTGCTATTACAACCCACGAGAGACATGTAATGCTACGAGTTGCCCCTTCATGCTCCACAATCCTCCCCCCTCCTCTTTTGACTTCCGTTCCTCGACCAACCGAAGCGGAAGCAAAACGTCTTGAATCCCTCATAAGCTGACCTCTTCGTCTCCCATCTCCACCATCTCAACTCCCCACAAAGCGATGGATGCAAGAGAAGCCAAGCTCCTCTAGGGTTTACGACGGACGTCCCGGGGCAGAACCGGTGGGTAGGATGGCGATGGCGGAGCACGACCGAATCTCAAAGAAGATCGATCTAGAGACTGGGTGGGGCACCAATAATCTCATCACATCCTCGAGGGAAAGCCGGAGCCAAAGTTCAGCTTCAAGGATTAAATGAGGAAGACACGTAAGTCGAATCCATCGCCTCCTCCCTCCACCTCCGGACATGCCTCGGCTAGGCCCGATTCATTCTAATCCAATGCTAATCTTGGGTCCCTTGTTTTTCTCTATCTGTACTAGGCCGGATTTGTTCTAATCTGGTGCGGATGTAGGGTTTCCGTCCTCGTTGTTTTTCTCTATTTGTCACACATCATGATATACAACATCTGCACTACTTGCAGCACCTCTATGACAAGTAGCCTGAATACTTCGAGGAGTGCATCCATGCCATGGTGAGATGGTTTCGTTGCTTCCAGTAATGCGTACACGTCGTGTCATGTTGTGAGATTATCCTTTATTTTATGTGTGTGCCCATGATGTTTGTTCTCTGATGCAATGAATCAAAGAGGAATCTGATTGTGTTTTGGTTCCGTACATGCACCTATGGATTTACATCTAACATATATTCAGACCTGTTTAATTATTTTGTTTCTTGACAATTTAAAACAAATGTTTCTTTTGTAATTCCATCATAGtatatctttacctaataataaagcaaattgggTTTCTTTCGTCCGTCATGACATTTTTCAGAAAAGTCCCTCTATGTTAGAGAATTCAACCCGCAGTCTTGTTTTAAGTTAAAACGAATCGTTATTTTCGTATTTTACACAAAAGTCCCTGTCTTTTCTTGAAATCAACCCCCTCCGGATTTAAGTCACACCTGAACCGTTATTTTATATTTTTCGAAACCCCCCCTGATGTTTTAGGCAATTCATCcgcggatcatatttaagtcaaacaaatgctttttaaaatcatccatatcttttaaaccgtaacttcgatttaaacatgttatatatgaaatttgatcagaaaaatatgtagaatatgaatagGAGATTATTTTACCTGTTAAGTattttttaaatattattttggaatatatttgagtcaaaccaaatgaatttctaaattatctgtatcttttaaaccgtaacttcgattttaacatattatatatgaatttttattagaaaaatgtgtggaagctaaatatgatgttaattttgcttgttaaatatttttaaaatatttttatggaagcaaacttataatttatagcACAAGATTTGTTTTTTTCATACCGGCGGCGATCCGGATTGCAAATAAAAACCCCACTATAACCATATACGGAAAAGAAAAcatcgataactacacatgcatacctctgaaaaatgtcgcaaggagagagagagaggaagagagagagagagggagagggaggagagagggagagagagagagacgccttaggattaaccatattcaacacacgtttttttgttgttttgtgtgaacGCCGAGGCCATCGTCGgcgagggtgagaaggaggataagcggcaacacaaatatgatgcctcgcaaaaataaaggagatgtacctattgtggtcttgagtgatggttgttgagttaagagcgtgtgttatgtttctctcccgttgcaacacacgggctcttttgctagtatCTTTTATGTAGATATGTACATCCCAGTAAATTACTTTTGATTTACACTTGATATTGTGATTTCAGGTCAGTTTATTCTTTATCGGGCCAAAAATCTGGAAAGCTTGGAGAAGTACTATATCTAACCCCCATCTCCGTTGAGGTGTATGTAAGTTGGGTCTCATGTGACTTATATGAGGTGAGGATTCAACAACCTCTTGGTTGAGCTTCTAGCATTGCAATGGTAGCGTTTTTTAAGCTGACTCTACCACTACGGTGGACGCTTTCTAGGCTGCTCATTTCTATCGATGGTAAGCTATTGAGGGAGGCCATTGACAATGTTTATGGAATTTGAGGGGTTGTGGTCCTCTTGACCTGTTGTTGCAATATGCTTGACAAATGCCATTAGATAGATGAACTAATCCAGTAACTATGCGCTCAGTTCCTCCTGGACAGCCAGGCCAAACTGCACCGGTTTATCTCTTCTTCTCTAGTAACATGTCAGGTGCATGGTGCAGCTTAAAATAGCCATTACAAACTCATAAGTTAATGGGCATCTAAGGAGACATGCGATGGGCTTTATAATATCATTCTCGATATGAATCTCGCCATCAAATCCTTACCTAGAACCTCCATGTAGTATTTCTGATGCTGACTTAATGATCATCGTCTTTTTCAGGTTGAAGGTCTTGATCATTGCATATTCAAAGTTACATTAGACACATTAGTTTTCTTTCTTCTGACTTTTCATTTATTCTATTGTTATACTATTATCCATTAGTGATTTAGTTCACATCTCAAAAATGTCATTTTGTTTATTTTTTAGAGTTGCAGGTAGGTGATTGCCGACTTTGCTGCATTGTTACTAGATTTTAAGTTTAGTTAAACCAGGTGATATTTCTGTACAAGTTTTCGTGTATGTGGAAAATCTTTTTTGTCTTCTATAGTTATTTCATTCTGGAATGTAGTTATGAATTACTTGAATTTTCATGTTACTCCAAGAATAACAATAGTTGTTCAGCTCAGGTAACATGATAACCGCACGTACATGGATCCAACATACAAGTTTATTAGTTTTAGCTATATGCTAATTGTGATGCACTCTTTTCATGTATATAACAGGCAAGTGTCATCACTTAAAGACTTCTTTGTTTCAAATATTTtctgtaaactctttgtttcaaATTCTTTGTATTAGCACTACTGTTACAACTAGAAAATACCCCACGCGTTGCTGCGGGATTCTAAACACTTTTTTCCTAATGGAATGATGATAGAAGCTGTGAAGAACATTTAGATCCAGAAAACAATATATATTGGTGCATCAACAATTTGAGAAAAACATACTGGGTATTCATAATACCTGAAAGTAGTGTTCCCCTAAAATAACATGAAAGTACCTGAAATAGCATGAAAGTCCTGTGGTACATGTATTCATAATACATATTGGCTGACCAATTGTTCCAAGACCTACTAATGTATGAAGAGTCTATTGTAAAATCCATGGAAAATTTACTGATTCAATATTGATAAGAATCTCATCCGAAAAAATACTAATAAGAATATATATACTAAGGCAATGGTATTTGAATGAACTAAAAAAATGGGTGCTCGTAGTTGCCTCATATGAGAAAATGGAAGCATGTCATTAACACCAAAAACTTACATTTCAAAAAGCAAGTACGTGGTTGCTAATCATCTCAGAGTTTTTGCTTCATGTCCTGAAATACGAACGGTTCCGATCCAAACTCCTGGAGTCCTAGACACGCGTAGACAACATCCCCAAGGGAAAAAAAACTTGATTACTGGTTGGAAGCTGACTAGGTTAAGTGGGAAGGTACCCTGGCGGCTCCCGTCTAGGGTTTGTGATACCTCCGGTGGCGACACCGTGAGGACGTATCAGACTCTATCTCCAAACCTAATCCTCTCCGGCTAGGTTCTCGGGCTAATTAAGGGGATAGCCTCGCTATCTACCCGGCCTTGGTTCCTGTCGCGGGTCGCTAGGGTTTTGGTGGTTGGGAAACTCGCTAGGGTTTGATGATGGCGGACTCGGGCTCGCAATCGTCAGCAGGAAGCGCGGCCCCGGGAGGCAAGCCAATCGGGGTTGAGGAGATGATCGGGAAACTCAAGTTGCAAGAGCGGGACGAGGAGGATCTGATCTTCGAAGAGGAGTTCCCAGATGAGATCGAGGAAGCGGAGTTCATGGTGCTGGCGACGGTGCACACGAACAAGCCCTTCAGTAGGGGGTCATTCTATGATACGATGCGGCTTGCCTGGAGTCTAGCACAGGGAGTAACTTTCAAACCCCTGGGCGAAAACTTATTCTCTCCGACGGTGAATTGTCTAGGGGATTGGAAGAGGGTCACAGAGGAGGGCCCGTGGTTGTTTCGTGATCATGGTGTGCTTATCGAGAAGTACGATGGCTACACCAGGTATGATGAGGTAGTCTTGGATAAACTGGCTGTTTGGATTCAGATTGTTGATCTCCCTCCACTATTCAGGAAGGATCATGTGGTTAGCTCGCTGGCAAAGAAAGTGGGGGTTGTGGAAAAAGTAATGTTAAACCCCAGGTGGGGTGAGGGAAGGATTGTGAGGATCAGAGTCAAGCTTGACATTCATGAGCCACTAATGAGATATGTCTCCATCACGAAGGAGGGGAAGAAGGTGTACTATTCAGTGCTATACAAGAAGATGCCGGTATTCTGCTATGTGTGTGGCCATATGGGTCATACATACCTCGAGCATGGCAATGGAAAGCATGATCCATGGTCCATGGAGTGGGGAGAGTTTATGCTAGCACCGCGCCCGGGAGAGAGGAGGCAGCCAAGGAAAAGTTTGATGGGGAGGCAGAGGGATAGGGCCACTTCTGGTGGATCAAGGAGGAATGGCCCGGAGGAGTATGAACTGAAGGACACGGGCACTAGTCCTATAAAACCCATTGGAGGGTAGACTGGGGACAAGTTCACTGGGAGGAAGAGACTCACGTTTGATGAGGTGAATGCGGACCCAGCTGCCCATGAAAGTATACTGCCGGGTCAGGCACACGAGACCCCGATCGCTGTGTAGTCTGCATTGGTGGTTCACGCATAAGGCATGCTGACAA contains:
- the LOC125538855 gene encoding cell division control protein 48 homolog B, producing MGEVMAARSRGGANGEDGEPVARWRAEEAVAGNRMALQALRELVIYPFLYARQSRLLGLKWPRGLLLYGPPGTGKTSLVQAIVRECSAHLTMINTYSVHKAHAGEGEKFLREAFSEAYSQASQGRPAIIFIDELDAICPRRNSRREQESRIVGQLLTLMDGNKKSSKKLPHVVVVASTNRVDAIDPALRRPGRFDSEIEVTVPTVEERLQILKLYSKNLHLDENVDLQIIAGWCNGYVGADLEALCREAARLAYRRLSNSSEDGKVLTLLMEDWESAKSQIKASMIRGVTKEAPTVSWDDIGGLKDLKKKLQQAVEWPIKHATAFARLGISPVRGVLLHGPPGCSKTTLAKAAAHAAQASFFSLSGAELYSKYVGEGEALLRRTFQRARLSSPSIIFFDEADAIAPKRTGPSGDSGNATVGERLLSTLLTEMDGLELATGIIVLAATNRPKAIDAALLRPGRFDMVLYVPPPDAQGRHEILRIHTRKMKLGEDVDLGEIAERTELFTGADLEGLCREAGMAALREDLSASSIHKAHFEAAIRSLRPSLTKAEVDEYAAAAIHGPSAENIRI